From Blastocatellia bacterium, the proteins below share one genomic window:
- a CDS encoding NADH-quinone oxidoreductase subunit N produces METLGINYHAIGPELVLAVTGVLVMLLEAFSPGKKVRDAVLTAAGIVLAGVVALTLWDEGPMTAFSRMVVVDGFRVFFTLVILFGTLLTIFVSWGFLDEERIPPGEYFALLLFGAVGMTLLVAGNDLVLLFLALETITIATYVLAGYRREDARSTESALKYFILGAFSSAFLLYGIALLYGATRTTNLAEMARVVSGPLGQAETVLLMAGAAMLLIGFGFKVTTVPFHVWTPDVYDGAPTPVTAFLSTAPKAAGFAAFLRVFSITFAPLGIESAADRLASHWVAAVTAMSILSMTFGNFIAIAQTNIKRMLAYSSIAHAGYVLIGVLARDWAAVAFYMLVYTIMNLGCFAIVALWARRGDERVLIADYAGLGFRQPMLSFPLAIFLVSLAGFPGTAGFVAKFWLFKSAWGAGFPELVIIGVLNTVVSVYYYLYVVIVMFFREPKEEVPRVPLPRAFVATMLVALVGVFYLGLLPTRVFAFLNAAQNLLAIGQQ; encoded by the coding sequence ATGGAGACATTGGGGATCAACTACCACGCCATCGGACCGGAACTGGTGCTCGCGGTGACGGGAGTGCTCGTCATGTTGCTGGAAGCCTTCTCTCCGGGGAAGAAAGTGCGCGACGCCGTCCTGACGGCGGCGGGCATCGTCCTCGCGGGTGTCGTCGCCTTGACCTTGTGGGATGAGGGGCCGATGACGGCCTTCTCCCGAATGGTCGTCGTGGATGGCTTCCGCGTCTTCTTCACGCTGGTCATTTTGTTCGGCACGCTGTTGACCATCTTCGTCTCGTGGGGCTTCCTCGATGAAGAGCGCATTCCGCCGGGCGAATACTTCGCCCTGTTGCTCTTTGGCGCTGTCGGGATGACGCTTCTTGTGGCGGGCAACGATCTGGTGCTGTTGTTCCTGGCACTGGAGACGATCACGATCGCCACGTATGTGCTCGCGGGGTATCGGCGAGAGGACGCGCGCTCCACGGAATCGGCGCTCAAGTATTTCATCCTCGGCGCCTTCTCCTCCGCCTTTCTGCTGTACGGGATCGCGTTGCTCTATGGAGCGACGCGCACGACCAATCTCGCGGAGATGGCGCGCGTGGTGAGCGGGCCGCTCGGGCAAGCGGAGACCGTCCTGCTGATGGCGGGAGCGGCGATGCTGTTGATTGGTTTCGGCTTCAAAGTGACGACGGTCCCGTTCCACGTGTGGACGCCTGACGTCTACGATGGGGCTCCGACGCCGGTGACGGCTTTTCTCTCAACGGCGCCGAAAGCCGCAGGCTTCGCGGCCTTCTTGCGCGTCTTCTCGATCACGTTCGCGCCCTTGGGAATCGAGAGCGCCGCCGATCGGCTCGCCTCGCATTGGGTCGCTGCCGTCACGGCGATGTCCATTCTCAGCATGACCTTCGGGAACTTCATCGCGATCGCGCAGACGAACATCAAGCGCATGCTCGCCTATTCGTCCATCGCGCACGCCGGATATGTCCTGATCGGCGTGTTAGCTCGCGATTGGGCAGCCGTGGCCTTCTACATGCTCGTCTACACGATCATGAATCTGGGCTGCTTCGCCATCGTCGCGCTTTGGGCCCGTCGAGGAGACGAACGGGTATTGATCGCCGACTACGCCGGATTGGGCTTTCGGCAGCCGATGCTCAGTTTTCCGCTGGCCATCTTCCTGGTGAGCCTGGCCGGATTCCCCGGCACGGCCGGATTCGTCGCCAAATTCTGGCTCTTCAAATCGGCATGGGGGGCAGGATTTCCCGAACTGGTCATCATCGGCGTCTTGAACACGGTCGTCTCCGTCTACTACTATCTCTACGTCGTGATCGTCATGTTCTTCCGCGAGCCAAAGGAGGAAGTGCCGCGTGTTCCGCTCCCGCGTGCGTTCGTCGCGACGATGCTCGTCGCTTTGGTCGGCGTCTTCTACTTGGGACTCTTGCCCACGCGCGTCTTCGCGTTCTTGAACGCCGCGCAGAATCTGCTGGCGATCGGGCAGCAATGA
- a CDS encoding NADH-quinone oxidoreductase subunit M — protein sequence MRGHLLSWLTFAPTAGALLLLVARVLMGAGDETIRRLALALSLIPLGLCVPLLLGFDPTASGPQMVERAPWIRFFGFNVDYFLGVDGLSLWFVVLSALLTTIAILASWRAIERHVLEFHIFLLLLETGLIGVFVALDMFLFFIFWEVMLVPMYFLIGIWGYERRIYAAVKFIIYTMVGSALMLAAIISLYYLNGGTTFDIPAITENVRAGRLVLDPTTERWLFWGFALAFLIKVPLFPFHTWLPDAHVEAPTAGSVILAGVLLKMGGYGLLRFNLPLFPRATEEFAALLCVLAIISIIYGALVSMVQPDLKKLIAYSSVSHMGFVVLGIMARTEMGMQGAIFQMLSHGISTGALFVIVGILSERRHTRAIAEFGGLARPMPVFSALFGILALASVALPTLSGFVGEFLVLVGTYTSDLAHARAYTVLAATAMILSAAYMLWMLERVLFGPITHEENQHLPDANGRERLALIPMAVLVIVMGVLPNPILRRTDQAVQEVKRAAHGAVLVQAEPAGQRAPNFARPQDAAREQAESLRRR from the coding sequence ATGAGGGGGCATCTGCTGAGTTGGCTCACGTTCGCGCCGACCGCGGGCGCGCTCCTATTGCTTGTGGCGCGCGTGCTCATGGGGGCCGGGGATGAGACGATCCGTCGCCTGGCGCTCGCGCTCTCGCTCATTCCGCTGGGGCTTTGCGTTCCGTTGCTTCTCGGATTCGATCCGACGGCCTCCGGCCCACAAATGGTCGAGCGCGCCCCGTGGATCCGATTCTTCGGCTTCAACGTGGATTATTTCCTGGGCGTGGACGGTCTGAGCCTCTGGTTCGTCGTCCTGAGCGCGTTGCTCACGACGATCGCGATCCTGGCGAGTTGGCGCGCGATTGAGCGACACGTCCTGGAGTTCCACATCTTCTTGCTCTTACTGGAGACGGGGCTCATCGGCGTCTTCGTCGCGCTCGACATGTTCCTCTTCTTCATCTTCTGGGAAGTGATGCTCGTGCCGATGTACTTCTTGATCGGCATTTGGGGATATGAGCGGCGCATCTACGCCGCCGTCAAATTCATCATCTACACGATGGTCGGCTCGGCCTTGATGTTGGCGGCCATCATCAGCCTGTATTACCTGAACGGCGGGACGACCTTTGACATCCCCGCGATCACGGAGAACGTGCGGGCGGGCCGACTCGTACTGGATCCGACGACGGAACGATGGCTCTTCTGGGGCTTCGCGTTGGCGTTCCTGATCAAGGTGCCGCTCTTCCCCTTCCACACGTGGTTGCCGGATGCGCACGTGGAGGCGCCGACGGCTGGATCGGTGATCCTGGCCGGCGTGCTGTTGAAGATGGGAGGGTATGGCTTGTTGCGCTTCAATCTCCCGCTCTTCCCGCGCGCCACGGAAGAATTCGCCGCCCTCCTTTGTGTGCTCGCCATCATCAGCATCATCTATGGAGCGCTCGTCTCGATGGTGCAGCCCGATCTGAAGAAACTGATCGCGTATTCGTCGGTGAGCCACATGGGGTTTGTCGTGCTCGGCATCATGGCGCGAACGGAGATGGGAATGCAGGGGGCGATCTTCCAGATGCTCAGCCATGGGATTTCGACGGGCGCACTCTTTGTCATCGTCGGGATACTCTCGGAGCGACGGCATACGCGGGCGATCGCGGAATTCGGGGGATTGGCGCGTCCGATGCCCGTCTTCTCCGCGCTCTTTGGGATCTTGGCCTTGGCCTCCGTGGCCCTCCCAACGCTGAGCGGATTCGTGGGCGAATTCCTCGTCTTGGTGGGGACGTACACGTCCGACCTGGCGCATGCGCGAGCGTATACGGTTTTGGCCGCGACGGCGATGATCCTCTCGGCCGCCTACATGCTCTGGATGTTGGAGCGCGTGCTCTTTGGGCCGATCACGCATGAGGAGAATCAGCATCTGCCCGACGCGAACGGACGGGAACGCCTCGCGCTCATTCCGATGGCGGTGCTCGTGATCGTGATGGGCGTGCTCCCGAATCCGATCTTGCGACGCACGGATCAGGCGGTCCAAGAGGTGAAGCGAGCGGCTCACGGCGCCGTCCTCGTGCAGGCCGAGCCTGCGGGCCAACGCGCGCCGAATTTCGCGCGTCCGCAAGACGCCGCACGCGAGCAAGCGGAGTCGTTGAGGCGGAGGTGA
- a CDS encoding CHAT domain-containing protein — SLEQVQRHVEQLEFFLSRVAQGGIMLKIYGEETLKRLVDEQLQALYRLLIEPLPLRFSGQPLVVVPHGVLHAVPFAALFDGERYLLDRAEVSFTPSAAVYALCRKRKRLEAAPLVAFGVSLEHIPQTLEEVEQIGRIFQNAHIFMGERATLENFFTAAPQAGVLHIATHGAFRPDNPMFSGLRLADGWLAARDLYSLRLKAELVVLSACETGLGKQVRGEGLVGLTRAFLYAGARAVLVSLWKVADVSTAELMVRLYRHLKAGQSKAEALRRARLELLQEEGFVHPFYWAPFILVGRS, encoded by the coding sequence CTCTTTGGAGCAGGTTCAGCGGCATGTCGAGCAGCTCGAGTTCTTCCTGAGCCGTGTGGCTCAGGGTGGCATCATGCTCAAAATTTACGGTGAGGAGACCCTCAAGCGCCTGGTGGATGAGCAGCTCCAGGCCCTGTATCGTCTGCTCATCGAACCCTTGCCGCTACGCTTCTCCGGCCAACCCCTCGTTGTTGTTCCCCATGGGGTGCTGCACGCCGTGCCGTTCGCGGCTTTGTTTGATGGTGAGCGCTACCTGCTGGATCGTGCGGAAGTCTCCTTTACGCCCAGTGCGGCTGTGTACGCTTTGTGCCGTAAGCGCAAGCGCCTCGAGGCCGCTCCGCTGGTGGCTTTTGGCGTTTCCCTCGAGCACATTCCCCAGACCCTTGAAGAGGTCGAACAGATCGGCCGAATCTTCCAGAACGCCCATATCTTTATGGGAGAAAGGGCCACCCTGGAGAATTTCTTTACGGCTGCACCCCAGGCCGGGGTTCTCCACATCGCGACCCACGGGGCTTTCCGCCCCGATAACCCCATGTTCTCGGGCCTGCGCCTGGCCGATGGCTGGCTGGCGGCCCGCGACCTGTACAGCCTGCGCCTGAAGGCCGAACTGGTGGTGCTCTCGGCTTGCGAGACGGGATTGGGCAAGCAAGTGCGGGGCGAAGGGCTCGTCGGATTGACCCGCGCCTTTTTGTATGCGGGAGCGCGGGCCGTCCTGGTGAGCTTGTGGAAGGTGGCCGATGTCTCGACGGCGGAATTGATGGTGCGGTTGTACCGGCATTTGAAAGCGGGCCAATCGAAAGCCGAAGCCTTGCGACGCGCGCGCTTGGAGTTGCTGCAAGAGGAAGGATTCGTGCACCCCTTCTATTGGGCCCCCTTCATCTTGGTGGGCAGATCGTGA
- a CDS encoding insulinase family protein encodes MRGRSVIATALLFVLSGITAAEPQLTPPPLSFRVTTLKNGLRVITHEDRSAPVVNLQVWYHVGSKDERPGRTGFAHLFEHLMFKGSKNVGPEEHTELIKSIGGVDNAYTTEDVTVYWQTFPSNYLEMVLWLEADRMASLAITEENFRSEREVVKEERRLRIENPPYGRVIELLYANAFDVHPYKHIVIGSMEDLNAATVEDVREFFETYYVPNNATLVIAGDFDTRQALAWVEKYFGNIPRGKRPIPRVTVKEPPKTREKRLTERMNVPLPAFVAGYYMPEESHPDAYPLKIISRILSAGQSSRLYRKLVYEQRIAAAAFGGGNFTEHPNLFFTLAILNPGRTPEEAEKAIVEELERLKTELVPARELEKAKNQMVAEILFARQSNQGKAEALGRAAVLLKDPARVNTEVQRLLAVTPEEIRRVAQRYFTETNRIVLTILPTQAEEKRASQ; translated from the coding sequence ATGAGAGGACGCAGCGTCATCGCCACCGCGCTTCTGTTCGTCCTTTCGGGGATCACCGCAGCGGAGCCGCAGTTGACACCGCCGCCGCTGTCGTTTCGGGTGACGACGCTCAAGAATGGACTGCGCGTCATCACTCACGAGGATCGTTCGGCACCGGTCGTCAATCTGCAGGTGTGGTATCACGTGGGATCGAAGGATGAACGACCCGGACGGACGGGGTTCGCGCATCTCTTTGAGCACCTCATGTTCAAGGGATCGAAGAACGTCGGCCCTGAAGAGCACACGGAGTTGATCAAGAGCATCGGCGGCGTGGACAATGCGTACACGACCGAAGATGTGACCGTCTACTGGCAGACCTTCCCGAGCAACTACTTGGAGATGGTCCTCTGGCTCGAGGCCGATCGTATGGCCTCGCTGGCGATCACGGAGGAGAATTTCCGATCCGAGCGAGAGGTCGTCAAAGAGGAACGCCGATTGCGCATCGAGAATCCCCCTTATGGACGCGTCATCGAGCTGCTCTATGCGAACGCCTTCGACGTGCATCCGTACAAGCACATCGTCATCGGGAGCATGGAGGATTTGAACGCCGCGACGGTCGAGGATGTGCGCGAGTTTTTCGAGACCTATTATGTGCCCAATAACGCGACCCTCGTGATCGCTGGCGATTTCGACACGCGCCAAGCGCTCGCTTGGGTGGAGAAGTACTTCGGGAACATCCCGCGCGGGAAGCGTCCGATTCCGCGCGTGACGGTGAAGGAGCCGCCGAAGACGCGCGAGAAACGGCTCACCGAACGGATGAACGTGCCGCTGCCGGCATTCGTCGCCGGATACTACATGCCCGAAGAGAGCCATCCCGATGCCTATCCGCTCAAGATCATCTCGCGCATCCTCTCGGCCGGGCAGAGTTCGCGTCTTTATCGAAAGCTCGTGTACGAGCAGCGCATCGCCGCCGCAGCTTTCGGGGGAGGGAATTTCACCGAGCATCCGAACCTTTTCTTCACCCTGGCCATTTTGAATCCCGGGCGCACGCCGGAGGAGGCGGAGAAAGCCATCGTCGAGGAGTTGGAGCGATTGAAGACCGAACTCGTGCCCGCGCGAGAATTGGAGAAGGCGAAGAATCAGATGGTCGCCGAGATCCTCTTCGCGCGACAGTCGAATCAAGGCAAAGCGGAGGCATTGGGCCGTGCTGCCGTCCTCTTGAAAGATCCGGCGCGCGTCAATACGGAAGTTCAGCGCCTCTTGGCCGTGACGCCGGAAGAGATTCGGCGCGTGGCGCAACGATATTTCACCGAGACGAATCGGATCGTGCTCACCATCCTCCCGACGCAAGCGGAGGAGAAGCGCGCCTCTCAGTGA
- a CDS encoding S9 family peptidase: MKRGIALLMILLGAVPAAATSAEKKRLTMRDMLSFRLVSQPALSRDGRRVAFVVAEADFQESRYRTDIWVVETEGGKPRPFTRSREDESMPRWSPDGRWLAFLSNRPGRAPEARQEEEEDRRPKNQIWIMPSDGGEAVQLTQAEEGVIAYEWAPDSRAIIYLTRETLPKPERERRERERKYKFDAIVEEKERYRREFWTVEIETRKATRLFEGDYGIAEFEVSPEGKRIAYATNYTGRVDDGKKFDIWVFSLDEGRARQLTRRPGGERSPRWSPDGRWIAFLAPQIAEIPYSQSELFLVPADGGEWREVTKAFDRGVEGGRWHPAGRDLYALALLGTETHLVRIPIDGGSPEPITRGARVISAFDLSADGRTLVLLSEDARSLPDLWLLRSGSNDLTRLTEMNPQLQEFEIAEHEVIRWKSVDGLEIEGVLVKPVGYEPGKRYPLLVAVHGGPHSRVVNAFRQYYNFQIWAANGYAVFAPNFRGSSGYDGKFDIANRRDLGGKDFQDIMTGVDHLIRIGLADPDRLGIFGGSYGGYMTNWAITQTDRFKAAISMYGIFNLITDFSNSYLPSWEPDYLGAYYWDDLDIYIRRSPFAYVKNIKTPVLILHGEADPNTFISNSKEMYTALTHLGKTVEFVRYPREGHGFRELNHRLDEMRRCLEWFDRYVKGGAKTEYGLEEWVPAGDWEFEVASVNPNVAYPGHATDGTMVEVTLLFKSKGRESRALELHLERDVVVLDETGQTLAPRGIPVEVAGARALVMGGGRFVAAPVAGEATTYVPLRLTFEVPKGRQAVRLRVRDFPSVNLQARWRELPRS, translated from the coding sequence ATGAAGCGCGGAATCGCCCTACTCATGATCCTCCTCGGCGCGGTGCCAGCGGCGGCGACCTCGGCCGAGAAGAAGCGGCTCACCATGCGCGATATGCTCTCCTTTCGACTCGTGAGCCAACCGGCGCTCTCGCGCGATGGTCGGCGCGTGGCCTTCGTCGTCGCCGAGGCCGATTTTCAAGAGAGCCGGTATCGGACGGACATCTGGGTCGTCGAGACCGAAGGGGGGAAGCCGCGGCCATTCACGCGGAGTCGAGAGGACGAATCCATGCCGCGCTGGTCTCCCGATGGGCGGTGGTTAGCGTTTCTCTCCAATCGGCCGGGGCGCGCGCCCGAGGCCCGGCAGGAGGAAGAAGAAGACCGCAGGCCGAAGAACCAGATCTGGATCATGCCGAGCGATGGAGGAGAAGCCGTTCAGCTCACGCAGGCCGAAGAGGGAGTGATCGCTTACGAGTGGGCGCCCGATAGCCGCGCGATCATCTACCTGACGCGCGAGACCTTGCCCAAGCCGGAGCGAGAACGGCGCGAGCGAGAACGCAAGTACAAGTTCGACGCCATCGTCGAGGAGAAGGAACGCTACCGACGCGAATTCTGGACGGTCGAGATCGAGACGCGAAAGGCGACGCGCCTCTTCGAAGGCGATTACGGCATCGCGGAGTTCGAGGTCTCTCCCGAAGGGAAACGGATCGCCTACGCCACGAATTACACGGGGCGCGTGGACGATGGCAAGAAGTTCGACATCTGGGTCTTCTCCCTCGACGAGGGACGAGCGCGACAGCTCACGCGCCGCCCCGGTGGCGAGCGCTCGCCGCGCTGGTCGCCCGATGGCCGATGGATCGCTTTCCTCGCTCCACAGATCGCCGAGATCCCGTATTCGCAGAGCGAGCTGTTCTTGGTCCCAGCCGACGGGGGAGAATGGCGTGAAGTGACGAAAGCGTTCGACCGCGGGGTTGAGGGAGGCCGATGGCATCCCGCGGGGCGCGATCTCTATGCGCTCGCTTTGCTCGGCACCGAAACGCACCTCGTGCGCATCCCGATAGATGGTGGATCGCCCGAGCCGATCACGCGCGGCGCGCGCGTCATCTCCGCTTTCGATCTCTCGGCCGATGGTCGGACGCTGGTCTTGCTCAGCGAAGATGCGCGCTCGCTTCCCGATCTCTGGCTTTTGCGATCGGGAAGCAATGACCTGACGCGACTCACCGAGATGAATCCCCAATTGCAGGAGTTCGAGATCGCGGAACACGAGGTCATCCGCTGGAAGAGCGTGGATGGGCTGGAGATCGAAGGGGTGTTGGTCAAGCCCGTGGGATATGAACCGGGCAAGCGATATCCGCTGCTGGTCGCTGTGCACGGCGGTCCCCATTCGCGCGTGGTGAACGCTTTCCGCCAGTACTACAACTTCCAAATCTGGGCGGCCAACGGCTACGCCGTCTTCGCGCCCAACTTCCGCGGCAGCTCCGGATATGACGGGAAGTTCGACATCGCGAATCGCCGCGATTTGGGCGGCAAGGATTTCCAGGACATCATGACTGGCGTGGATCATCTCATTCGGATCGGCCTGGCCGATCCCGATCGCTTGGGCATCTTCGGCGGCAGCTATGGCGGCTACATGACCAATTGGGCGATCACGCAAACGGATCGGTTCAAAGCGGCCATCTCGATGTACGGCATCTTCAACCTCATCACCGACTTCAGCAACTCCTATCTTCCCAGTTGGGAGCCGGATTACTTGGGCGCCTACTACTGGGACGATCTCGACATCTACATCCGGCGCTCGCCCTTCGCCTACGTGAAGAACATCAAGACGCCCGTCCTCATCTTGCATGGCGAAGCCGATCCGAACACGTTCATCTCCAACTCCAAGGAGATGTACACGGCGCTCACGCATTTGGGCAAGACCGTCGAGTTCGTGCGCTATCCTCGCGAAGGCCACGGGTTCCGCGAATTGAACCATCGCTTGGACGAAATGCGCCGGTGCTTGGAATGGTTCGATCGCTACGTCAAGGGAGGCGCGAAGACGGAGTACGGGCTTGAGGAATGGGTGCCGGCTGGCGATTGGGAGTTCGAGGTGGCCTCTGTGAATCCGAACGTCGCGTATCCGGGGCATGCGACCGACGGCACGATGGTCGAGGTCACCCTCCTGTTCAAGAGCAAAGGGCGCGAGAGTCGAGCGCTGGAGTTACATCTGGAGCGAGACGTGGTCGTCCTCGATGAGACCGGACAAACGCTCGCGCCGCGCGGAATCCCTGTGGAAGTCGCGGGGGCTCGCGCGCTCGTCATGGGCGGCGGACGCTTCGTCGCGGCTCCCGTCGCCGGCGAAGCCACGACGTATGTCCCGCTCCGTTTGACGTTCGAGGTGCCCAAAGGACGACAAGCCGTTCGTCTTCGCGTGCGCGATTTTCCTAGCGTGAATCTGCAAGCCCGATGGCGGGAGTTGCCTCGCTCCTGA
- a CDS encoding insulinase family protein → MRETARRSILLLVLVNLAGIPALGQKPVPPPPQPPRPFRFPEFTTRTLPNGLRVIVIEHREQPTVSLRLLVRAGAEQDPPDRPGLASLTAALLDQGTKTRSAMQIAEAIEFVGGQISTGASWHQSFVAVSVPKPGVEVAFEILADVVRHPVFAEDEIERQRQQLLSGLRVQANDPGYLASTAIERALFGAHPYGHPPEGTLDSLPRLTRADLIAFHQAVYHPNNSLLAIAGDITAAEAFAKAEKYFGDWPKGEVRAAVVPAPAPTRGRKLLLIEKSDAVQTEIRLGKVGIARRDPDYFALQVLNAILASASGSRLWDVLRRERGLTYGISSRLEARQQPGSLTISTFTRTEKTSETLQLVLSELDRIARERVTEEELRKAKNFLAGVFQLRLETPESLAAIVLDAVNYDFDYAYLNAYRDRLLSVTAEQVQEVARKYVRPEDLVIVLVGNVSAFEKDVAHLGPMERIAYTDVDFTRPDLKRERPAAVAATPETRARAREILAEVMRAVGGREAVVGIRDVAIAGEATISTPFGEFKGEHRMFVRLPDRLRTEVRLPQMTIVQVLSGDSGWVSTPMGTQEVPAPMVKELRAALRRFFFQLLRAEEQEGVIVSYLGSETVEGKSVDVLQYQDGEHVFKLYIETASRLPLKLSYQGTDPFSGTRAEFEEVYSDYREIAGVKYPFRTLTRQEGKRFAELVLSDVKINAGVSDDLFKKP, encoded by the coding sequence ATGCGAGAAACGGCGCGTCGAAGCATTCTCCTGCTGGTGTTGGTGAATCTCGCGGGGATACCGGCGCTGGGACAGAAGCCGGTGCCGCCACCGCCGCAACCCCCTCGGCCCTTTCGATTCCCAGAGTTCACGACACGGACGCTTCCCAACGGCCTGCGGGTCATCGTCATCGAGCATCGGGAACAACCGACCGTGAGTCTGCGGCTCTTAGTGCGAGCGGGTGCTGAGCAAGATCCTCCGGACCGTCCGGGATTGGCTTCGCTGACGGCAGCGCTTCTGGACCAGGGCACGAAGACGCGAAGCGCCATGCAGATTGCTGAGGCGATTGAATTCGTCGGAGGGCAGATCAGCACGGGCGCATCCTGGCATCAATCGTTCGTCGCCGTCTCGGTCCCCAAGCCGGGAGTGGAAGTGGCTTTCGAGATCCTCGCCGACGTCGTGCGCCATCCCGTCTTCGCCGAGGATGAGATCGAGCGACAGCGACAGCAGCTTCTCTCCGGGTTGCGCGTGCAGGCGAATGATCCGGGCTATCTCGCTTCGACGGCAATCGAGCGTGCGCTCTTTGGCGCCCATCCCTATGGACATCCTCCGGAGGGGACGCTCGATTCGCTCCCTCGCCTCACGCGCGCTGATCTGATCGCCTTCCATCAAGCCGTGTATCATCCGAACAATTCCCTGCTCGCCATTGCGGGGGACATCACAGCCGCCGAGGCCTTTGCGAAGGCGGAGAAGTATTTCGGCGATTGGCCCAAGGGAGAAGTCCGAGCGGCCGTCGTCCCCGCGCCAGCTCCGACGCGCGGGCGAAAGCTCCTGCTCATTGAGAAATCCGATGCCGTGCAAACGGAGATTCGATTGGGCAAAGTGGGAATCGCGCGCCGCGATCCCGACTATTTCGCGCTCCAAGTCCTCAATGCCATTTTGGCGAGCGCTTCCGGGAGCCGCCTTTGGGATGTCTTGCGACGCGAGCGTGGATTGACCTATGGCATCAGTAGCCGCCTCGAAGCGCGTCAACAGCCGGGCAGCTTGACGATCTCCACCTTCACGCGGACGGAGAAGACGAGCGAGACGCTTCAGCTCGTCCTCAGCGAATTGGATCGCATCGCGCGCGAGCGCGTCACGGAGGAAGAGCTGCGAAAGGCGAAGAATTTCCTGGCCGGCGTCTTTCAACTCCGTCTGGAGACGCCGGAATCCCTGGCGGCGATCGTCCTGGATGCCGTGAATTATGACTTCGATTACGCCTACTTGAACGCCTACCGAGATCGTCTTCTCTCGGTGACGGCCGAGCAAGTGCAGGAGGTCGCGCGAAAGTACGTTCGCCCGGAGGATCTGGTCATCGTGCTGGTCGGGAATGTGAGCGCTTTCGAGAAGGACGTCGCTCACCTCGGACCGATGGAGCGTATCGCGTATACGGACGTGGATTTCACGCGCCCCGATCTGAAGCGAGAGAGGCCGGCGGCTGTCGCCGCCACCCCGGAGACGAGAGCGCGCGCGCGGGAGATCCTCGCTGAGGTTATGAGGGCTGTCGGAGGTCGCGAGGCTGTGGTCGGCATTCGGGACGTCGCGATCGCGGGGGAAGCCACGATCTCCACGCCATTTGGCGAATTCAAAGGCGAGCACCGCATGTTCGTGCGACTGCCCGATCGGCTGCGCACGGAAGTGAGGCTGCCGCAGATGACGATCGTACAGGTCCTCAGCGGTGACTCCGGTTGGGTGAGCACACCGATGGGGACGCAGGAAGTTCCCGCACCAATGGTGAAAGAGCTGCGCGCAGCACTCCGTCGGTTCTTCTTCCAACTCCTTCGAGCCGAAGAACAAGAGGGGGTCATCGTCTCGTACCTCGGAAGCGAAACGGTGGAGGGAAAGTCCGTTGACGTCCTGCAATATCAGGACGGCGAGCACGTCTTCAAACTCTACATCGAGACGGCTTCGCGCCTCCCCTTGAAGCTCAGCTATCAAGGGACCGATCCCTTCTCCGGAACGAGAGCGGAGTTCGAGGAAGTGTACTCGGACTACCGCGAGATCGCCGGCGTGAAGTATCCCTTCCGCACGCTGACGCGACAGGAAGGGAAGCGCTTCGCCGAACTCGTCCTCAGCGATGTGAAGATCAACGCCGGCGTGTCCGACGATCTGTTCAAGAAACCCTGA